Proteins encoded in a region of the Puntigrus tetrazona isolate hp1 chromosome 12, ASM1883169v1, whole genome shotgun sequence genome:
- the afap1l2 gene encoding actin filament-associated protein 1-like 2 isoform X2: protein MQLGKEPFPLPPAPAPACIETESYYEDPQPYDPISINDFGCFAIITGVRKRIEASNSVVYAVITREDTEPVSSSYESYDEEEVTKGKSTAQHQWPSPEASIELMKDARICAFLWRKKWLGQWAKQLCVIREHRLLCYKSSKDQTPLLEISLLGCSVVYKEKQTKRKEHKLKITPLGGEAIVLGLQSKEQAEQWLKVIQEISPKNTGGSADVTDSPTLICTKGEQSERYSVASESGSSTDSHAENLENKDVKKKYGKFSNLMNIGKKKISSLESQEKSVDTSGYLNVLLNTQWRSRWCSVRDRQLWIYNDKSKSKVSQQPLALEGCMVLPDPSPEHLYSFRIQMDGEELATLEAKSSADMGHWLGLILSQTGTKTDPEDLTYDYVNSERISSIVNAAKTSMYLMQRRYSEPNTYTDSPPSDPHTCDDIYDDVPSTENEQEEVQEVQNGSEEGTASGEEDGKDRVYLDLIPVRSFLHTSSGRVSPQTSNTTQTELGPSAAPQDDQLQPKENETNKTSLSGSTENLDPPPVAPRVDTDPSPAPNLHVHTQKISFLGQEGQKRASPTSMPSQTQTLPHTSAQTPQSPPTSRGRAASTDRFLEKLKFSPAGPGSVEVKLGKNRTEADVRRYTDERDRLEREREEVKNILATLRKDRRDVKEELSSCQDPTQQASLEARLKQMEETCREAERRRVEVELSLMEVKENLRKVEAGPFTLGTTVDSSLLEPSTPKMAPVSSPVPNIPTNTINNGDSPVNCATALKNRPLSIMASGKGNVLQKAKEWEKKSTT from the exons A TGCAACTTGGGAAGGAGCCGTTTCCTCTGCCACCAGCTCCTGCTCCTGCGTGTATAGAGACTGAAAGTTACTATGAAGACCCACAACCCTATGATCCTATTAGCATCAATG ATTTTGGGTGCTTTGCCATCATCACAGGGGTCAGGAAGCGCATAGAAGCTTCAAACAGTGTGGTCTATGCTGTGATCACTCGGG aAGATACAGAACCAGTGAGCAGTTCGTATGAGTCATATGATGAGGAAGAAGTGACGAAGGGTAAGTCCACCGCGCAGCACCAGTGGCCATCTCCCGAGGCATCCATCGAGTTAATGAAAGATGCACGGATCTGTGCCTTCCTCTGGAGGAAGAAGTGGCTCGGCCAGTGGGCCAAACAGCTGTGTGTTATTCGCGAACATCGTCTCTTG TGCTACAAAAGCTCAAAGGATCAGACTCCACTGTTGGAAATCAGTCTGCTGGGTTGCAGTGTTGTCTACAAagagaaacaaactaaaaggaAAGAACACAAGCTAAAAATAACCCCATTAGGTGGAGAAGCGATCGTCCTAGGACTGCAGAGCaaagaacaggctgaacaaTGGCTAAAG GTGATTCAAGAAATCAGTCCGAAGAATACTGGAGGATCTGCTGATGTAACTGACTCTCCAACACTCATCTGTACTAAG GGTGAGCAAAGTGAAAGATATTCAGTGGCATCTGAGAGTGGCAGCAGCACAGACAGTCACGCAGAAAACCTGGAGAACAAAGATG TTAAGAAGAAATACGGCAAGTTTAGCAACCTTATGAATATTGGAAAAAAGAAGATTTCCTCTTTGGAAAGTCAGGAGAAGAGTGTGGATACGTCAG GCTACCTAAACGTCCTGTTGAACACCCAGTGGAGAAGCAGGTGGTGCTCAGTGAGGGACAGGCAGCTTTGGATCTACAACGACAAAAGCAAGAGCAAAGTGTCCCAGCAGCCATTGGCTCTGGAGGGGTGCATGGTTCTTCCAGACCCCAGCCCTGAGCACCTGTATTCATTCCGCATCCAAATGGATGGAGAGGAGCTTGCAACCCTAGAA GCTAAGTCCTCTGCTGATATGGGCCACTGGCTAGGGCTCATCCTGTCACAGACGGGCACCAAAACAGACCCAGAAGATCTCACCTACGACTATGTGAACTCTGAGAGAATATCCAGTATTGTTAACGCTGCCAAAACATCCATGTA TCTAATGCAGAGGAGGTACTCAGAGCccaacacatacacagacagcCCTCCGTCAGACCCTCATACCTGTGACGACATATACGATGACGTGCCATCCACAGAGAACGAACAGGAG GAGGTTCAGGAGGTTCAGAATGGCAGCGAGGAGGGAACAGCAAGCGGCGAGGAGGACGGGAAGGACAGAGTGTATCTGGATCTGATCCCGGTTCGCTCCTTCCTACACACGAGCTCGGGCAGAGTGTCACCTCAGACGTCCAACACCACACAGACAGAGCTCGGTCCCTCAGCTGCTCCGCAGGATGATCAGCTACAGCCTAAAGAG AATGAAACCAATAAGACCTCATTATCAGGCAGCACAGAGAATCTCGACCCTCCACCTGTTGCTCCTAGAGTGGACACAGACCCCTCTCCGGCCCCCAATCTGCACGtccacacacaaaaaatcaGTTTCCTCGGTCAGGAAGGCCAAAAGAGGGCCTCTCCCACCTCGATGCCATCCCAAACCCAAACCCTACCCCATACATCTGCACAGACACCTCAGAGTCCACCCACCTCCAGAGGAAGAGCCGCCAGCACAGACAGATTTCTCGAAAAACTCAAGTTCTCTCCAGCAG GCCCAGGGTCGGTTGAGGTGAAATTAgggaaaaacaggacagaagCTGACGTGCGGCGTTACACCGACGAGAGAGACCGGCTGgagcgagagagggaggaggTTAAAAACATTCTGGCCACACTGAGGAAAGACAGACGAGATGTGAAAGAGGAGCTGAGCTCCTGTCAAG ACCCCACTCAGCAGGCCTCTCTGGAGGCTCGTCTGAAGCAGATGGAGGAGACGTGTCGTGAAGCGGAGCGTCGGCGAGTGGAGGTGGAGCTTAGCTTGATGGAGGTGAAGGAGAATTTGAGAAAAGTGGAAGCTGGACCCTTTACATTGGGCACCACGGTAGACAGCAGTCTACTGGAGCCTTCAACG CCCAAGATGGCACCTGTATCAAGCCCTGTTCCAAATATACCCACAAATACCATTAACAATGGAGATTCACCAGTCAACTGTGCCACGGCGCTGAAGAACAGACCTCTGTCCATCATGGCATCTGGCAAAGGAAATGTTCTGCAGAAGGCCAAG GAATGGGAGAAAAAATCCACAACCTAG
- the afap1l2 gene encoding actin filament-associated protein 1-like 2 isoform X3 produces the protein MQLGKEPFPLPPAPAPACIETESYYEDPQPYDPISINEDTEPVSSSYESYDEEEVTKGKSTAQHQWPSPEASIELMKDARICAFLWRKKWLGQWAKQLCVIREHRLLCYKSSKDQTPLLEISLLGCSVVYKEKQTKRKEHKLKITPLGGEAIVLGLQSKEQAEQWLKVIQEISPKNTGGSADVTDSPTLICTKGEQSERYSVASESGSSTDSHAENLENKDVKKKYGKFSNLMNIGKKKISSLESQEKSVDTSGYLNVLLNTQWRSRWCSVRDRQLWIYNDKSKSKVSQQPLALEGCMVLPDPSPEHLYSFRIQMDGEELATLEAKSSADMGHWLGLILSQTGTKTDPEDLTYDYVNSERISSIVNAAKTSMYLMQRRYSEPNTYTDSPPSDPHTCDDIYDDVPSTENEQEEVQEVQNGSEEGTASGEEDGKDRVYLDLIPVRSFLHTSSGRVSPQTSNTTQTELGPSAAPQDDQLQPKENETNKTSLSGSTENLDPPPVAPRVDTDPSPAPNLHVHTQKISFLGQEGQKRASPTSMPSQTQTLPHTSAQTPQSPPTSRGRAASTDRFLEKLKFSPAAGPGSVEVKLGKNRTEADVRRYTDERDRLEREREEVKNILATLRKDRRDVKEELSSCQDPTQQASLEARLKQMEETCREAERRRVEVELSLMEVKENLRKVEAGPFTLGTTVDSSLLEPSTPKMAPVSSPVPNIPTNTINNGDSPVNCATALKNRPLSIMASGKGNVLQKAKEWEKKSTT, from the exons A TGCAACTTGGGAAGGAGCCGTTTCCTCTGCCACCAGCTCCTGCTCCTGCGTGTATAGAGACTGAAAGTTACTATGAAGACCCACAACCCTATGATCCTATTAGCATCAATG aAGATACAGAACCAGTGAGCAGTTCGTATGAGTCATATGATGAGGAAGAAGTGACGAAGGGTAAGTCCACCGCGCAGCACCAGTGGCCATCTCCCGAGGCATCCATCGAGTTAATGAAAGATGCACGGATCTGTGCCTTCCTCTGGAGGAAGAAGTGGCTCGGCCAGTGGGCCAAACAGCTGTGTGTTATTCGCGAACATCGTCTCTTG TGCTACAAAAGCTCAAAGGATCAGACTCCACTGTTGGAAATCAGTCTGCTGGGTTGCAGTGTTGTCTACAAagagaaacaaactaaaaggaAAGAACACAAGCTAAAAATAACCCCATTAGGTGGAGAAGCGATCGTCCTAGGACTGCAGAGCaaagaacaggctgaacaaTGGCTAAAG GTGATTCAAGAAATCAGTCCGAAGAATACTGGAGGATCTGCTGATGTAACTGACTCTCCAACACTCATCTGTACTAAG GGTGAGCAAAGTGAAAGATATTCAGTGGCATCTGAGAGTGGCAGCAGCACAGACAGTCACGCAGAAAACCTGGAGAACAAAGATG TTAAGAAGAAATACGGCAAGTTTAGCAACCTTATGAATATTGGAAAAAAGAAGATTTCCTCTTTGGAAAGTCAGGAGAAGAGTGTGGATACGTCAG GCTACCTAAACGTCCTGTTGAACACCCAGTGGAGAAGCAGGTGGTGCTCAGTGAGGGACAGGCAGCTTTGGATCTACAACGACAAAAGCAAGAGCAAAGTGTCCCAGCAGCCATTGGCTCTGGAGGGGTGCATGGTTCTTCCAGACCCCAGCCCTGAGCACCTGTATTCATTCCGCATCCAAATGGATGGAGAGGAGCTTGCAACCCTAGAA GCTAAGTCCTCTGCTGATATGGGCCACTGGCTAGGGCTCATCCTGTCACAGACGGGCACCAAAACAGACCCAGAAGATCTCACCTACGACTATGTGAACTCTGAGAGAATATCCAGTATTGTTAACGCTGCCAAAACATCCATGTA TCTAATGCAGAGGAGGTACTCAGAGCccaacacatacacagacagcCCTCCGTCAGACCCTCATACCTGTGACGACATATACGATGACGTGCCATCCACAGAGAACGAACAGGAG GAGGTTCAGGAGGTTCAGAATGGCAGCGAGGAGGGAACAGCAAGCGGCGAGGAGGACGGGAAGGACAGAGTGTATCTGGATCTGATCCCGGTTCGCTCCTTCCTACACACGAGCTCGGGCAGAGTGTCACCTCAGACGTCCAACACCACACAGACAGAGCTCGGTCCCTCAGCTGCTCCGCAGGATGATCAGCTACAGCCTAAAGAG AATGAAACCAATAAGACCTCATTATCAGGCAGCACAGAGAATCTCGACCCTCCACCTGTTGCTCCTAGAGTGGACACAGACCCCTCTCCGGCCCCCAATCTGCACGtccacacacaaaaaatcaGTTTCCTCGGTCAGGAAGGCCAAAAGAGGGCCTCTCCCACCTCGATGCCATCCCAAACCCAAACCCTACCCCATACATCTGCACAGACACCTCAGAGTCCACCCACCTCCAGAGGAAGAGCCGCCAGCACAGACAGATTTCTCGAAAAACTCAAGTTCTCTCCAGCAG CAGGCCCAGGGTCGGTTGAGGTGAAATTAgggaaaaacaggacagaagCTGACGTGCGGCGTTACACCGACGAGAGAGACCGGCTGgagcgagagagggaggaggTTAAAAACATTCTGGCCACACTGAGGAAAGACAGACGAGATGTGAAAGAGGAGCTGAGCTCCTGTCAAG ACCCCACTCAGCAGGCCTCTCTGGAGGCTCGTCTGAAGCAGATGGAGGAGACGTGTCGTGAAGCGGAGCGTCGGCGAGTGGAGGTGGAGCTTAGCTTGATGGAGGTGAAGGAGAATTTGAGAAAAGTGGAAGCTGGACCCTTTACATTGGGCACCACGGTAGACAGCAGTCTACTGGAGCCTTCAACG CCCAAGATGGCACCTGTATCAAGCCCTGTTCCAAATATACCCACAAATACCATTAACAATGGAGATTCACCAGTCAACTGTGCCACGGCGCTGAAGAACAGACCTCTGTCCATCATGGCATCTGGCAAAGGAAATGTTCTGCAGAAGGCCAAG GAATGGGAGAAAAAATCCACAACCTAG
- the afap1l2 gene encoding actin filament-associated protein 1-like 2 isoform X1: MQLGKEPFPLPPAPAPACIETESYYEDPQPYDPISINDFGCFAIITGVRKRIEASNSVVYAVITREDTEPVSSSYESYDEEEVTKGKSTAQHQWPSPEASIELMKDARICAFLWRKKWLGQWAKQLCVIREHRLLCYKSSKDQTPLLEISLLGCSVVYKEKQTKRKEHKLKITPLGGEAIVLGLQSKEQAEQWLKVIQEISPKNTGGSADVTDSPTLICTKGEQSERYSVASESGSSTDSHAENLENKDVKKKYGKFSNLMNIGKKKISSLESQEKSVDTSGYLNVLLNTQWRSRWCSVRDRQLWIYNDKSKSKVSQQPLALEGCMVLPDPSPEHLYSFRIQMDGEELATLEAKSSADMGHWLGLILSQTGTKTDPEDLTYDYVNSERISSIVNAAKTSMYLMQRRYSEPNTYTDSPPSDPHTCDDIYDDVPSTENEQEEVQEVQNGSEEGTASGEEDGKDRVYLDLIPVRSFLHTSSGRVSPQTSNTTQTELGPSAAPQDDQLQPKENETNKTSLSGSTENLDPPPVAPRVDTDPSPAPNLHVHTQKISFLGQEGQKRASPTSMPSQTQTLPHTSAQTPQSPPTSRGRAASTDRFLEKLKFSPAAGPGSVEVKLGKNRTEADVRRYTDERDRLEREREEVKNILATLRKDRRDVKEELSSCQDPTQQASLEARLKQMEETCREAERRRVEVELSLMEVKENLRKVEAGPFTLGTTVDSSLLEPSTPKMAPVSSPVPNIPTNTINNGDSPVNCATALKNRPLSIMASGKGNVLQKAKEWEKKSTT, encoded by the exons A TGCAACTTGGGAAGGAGCCGTTTCCTCTGCCACCAGCTCCTGCTCCTGCGTGTATAGAGACTGAAAGTTACTATGAAGACCCACAACCCTATGATCCTATTAGCATCAATG ATTTTGGGTGCTTTGCCATCATCACAGGGGTCAGGAAGCGCATAGAAGCTTCAAACAGTGTGGTCTATGCTGTGATCACTCGGG aAGATACAGAACCAGTGAGCAGTTCGTATGAGTCATATGATGAGGAAGAAGTGACGAAGGGTAAGTCCACCGCGCAGCACCAGTGGCCATCTCCCGAGGCATCCATCGAGTTAATGAAAGATGCACGGATCTGTGCCTTCCTCTGGAGGAAGAAGTGGCTCGGCCAGTGGGCCAAACAGCTGTGTGTTATTCGCGAACATCGTCTCTTG TGCTACAAAAGCTCAAAGGATCAGACTCCACTGTTGGAAATCAGTCTGCTGGGTTGCAGTGTTGTCTACAAagagaaacaaactaaaaggaAAGAACACAAGCTAAAAATAACCCCATTAGGTGGAGAAGCGATCGTCCTAGGACTGCAGAGCaaagaacaggctgaacaaTGGCTAAAG GTGATTCAAGAAATCAGTCCGAAGAATACTGGAGGATCTGCTGATGTAACTGACTCTCCAACACTCATCTGTACTAAG GGTGAGCAAAGTGAAAGATATTCAGTGGCATCTGAGAGTGGCAGCAGCACAGACAGTCACGCAGAAAACCTGGAGAACAAAGATG TTAAGAAGAAATACGGCAAGTTTAGCAACCTTATGAATATTGGAAAAAAGAAGATTTCCTCTTTGGAAAGTCAGGAGAAGAGTGTGGATACGTCAG GCTACCTAAACGTCCTGTTGAACACCCAGTGGAGAAGCAGGTGGTGCTCAGTGAGGGACAGGCAGCTTTGGATCTACAACGACAAAAGCAAGAGCAAAGTGTCCCAGCAGCCATTGGCTCTGGAGGGGTGCATGGTTCTTCCAGACCCCAGCCCTGAGCACCTGTATTCATTCCGCATCCAAATGGATGGAGAGGAGCTTGCAACCCTAGAA GCTAAGTCCTCTGCTGATATGGGCCACTGGCTAGGGCTCATCCTGTCACAGACGGGCACCAAAACAGACCCAGAAGATCTCACCTACGACTATGTGAACTCTGAGAGAATATCCAGTATTGTTAACGCTGCCAAAACATCCATGTA TCTAATGCAGAGGAGGTACTCAGAGCccaacacatacacagacagcCCTCCGTCAGACCCTCATACCTGTGACGACATATACGATGACGTGCCATCCACAGAGAACGAACAGGAG GAGGTTCAGGAGGTTCAGAATGGCAGCGAGGAGGGAACAGCAAGCGGCGAGGAGGACGGGAAGGACAGAGTGTATCTGGATCTGATCCCGGTTCGCTCCTTCCTACACACGAGCTCGGGCAGAGTGTCACCTCAGACGTCCAACACCACACAGACAGAGCTCGGTCCCTCAGCTGCTCCGCAGGATGATCAGCTACAGCCTAAAGAG AATGAAACCAATAAGACCTCATTATCAGGCAGCACAGAGAATCTCGACCCTCCACCTGTTGCTCCTAGAGTGGACACAGACCCCTCTCCGGCCCCCAATCTGCACGtccacacacaaaaaatcaGTTTCCTCGGTCAGGAAGGCCAAAAGAGGGCCTCTCCCACCTCGATGCCATCCCAAACCCAAACCCTACCCCATACATCTGCACAGACACCTCAGAGTCCACCCACCTCCAGAGGAAGAGCCGCCAGCACAGACAGATTTCTCGAAAAACTCAAGTTCTCTCCAGCAG CAGGCCCAGGGTCGGTTGAGGTGAAATTAgggaaaaacaggacagaagCTGACGTGCGGCGTTACACCGACGAGAGAGACCGGCTGgagcgagagagggaggaggTTAAAAACATTCTGGCCACACTGAGGAAAGACAGACGAGATGTGAAAGAGGAGCTGAGCTCCTGTCAAG ACCCCACTCAGCAGGCCTCTCTGGAGGCTCGTCTGAAGCAGATGGAGGAGACGTGTCGTGAAGCGGAGCGTCGGCGAGTGGAGGTGGAGCTTAGCTTGATGGAGGTGAAGGAGAATTTGAGAAAAGTGGAAGCTGGACCCTTTACATTGGGCACCACGGTAGACAGCAGTCTACTGGAGCCTTCAACG CCCAAGATGGCACCTGTATCAAGCCCTGTTCCAAATATACCCACAAATACCATTAACAATGGAGATTCACCAGTCAACTGTGCCACGGCGCTGAAGAACAGACCTCTGTCCATCATGGCATCTGGCAAAGGAAATGTTCTGCAGAAGGCCAAG GAATGGGAGAAAAAATCCACAACCTAG
- the afap1l2 gene encoding actin filament-associated protein 1-like 2 isoform X4, with translation MDKHKVLEQLLEQLQRFLKILDGEKLSGNATVQKGLLTELLQSYKSANGGDEEYIYMNKVIVTCQNQDKTYRDYSSEANGEPGRHIPVKNPPEPPPPRPVMQLGKEPFPLPPAPAPACIETESYYEDPQPYDPISINDFGCFAIITGVRKRIEASNSVVYAVITREDTEPVSSSYESYDEEEVTKGKSTAQHQWPSPEASIELMKDARICAFLWRKKWLGQWAKQLCVIREHRLLCYKSSKDQTPLLEISLLGCSVVYKEKQTKRKEHKLKITPLGGEAIVLGLQSKEQAEQWLKVIQEISPKNTGGSADVTDSPTLICTKGEQSERYSVASESGSSTDSHAENLENKDVKKKYGKFSNLMNIGKKKISSLESQEKSVDTSGYLNVLLNTQWRSRWCSVRDRQLWIYNDKSKSKVSQQPLALEGCMVLPDPSPEHLYSFRIQMDGEELATLEAKSSADMGHWLGLILSQTGTKTDPEDLTYDYVNSERISSIVNAAKTSMYLMQRRYSEPNTYTDSPPSDPHTCDDIYDDVPSTENEQEEVQEVQNGSEEGTASGEEDGKDRVYLDLIPVRSFLHTSSGRVSPQTSNTTQTELGPSAAPQDDQLQPKENETNKTSLSGSTENLDPPPVAPRVDTDPSPAPNLHVHTQKISFLGQEGQKRASPTSMPSQTQTLPHTSAQTPQSPPTSRGRAASTDRFLEKLKFSPAAGPGSVEVKLGKNRTEADVRRYTDERDRLEREREEVKNILATLRKDRRDVKEELSSCQDPTQQASLEARLKQMEETCREAERRRVEVELSLMEVKENLRKVEAGPFTLGTTVDSSLLEPSTPKMAPVSSPVPNIPTNTINNGDSPVNCATALKNRPLSIMASGKGNVLQKAKEWEKKSTT, from the exons tgCTGGAGCAGCTGTTAGAGCAGCTGCAGAGGTTCCTGAAGATCCTGGATGGAGAGAAGCTGAGTGGAAATGCCACAGTGCAGAAGGGCCTTCTGACGGAGCTGCTGCAGTCGTACAAGTCTGCCAATG GAGGAGATGAAGAATACATCTACATGAACAAGGTCATTGTCACATGTCAAAACCAAGACAAAACATACAGAG ACTACAGTTCAGAAGCCAATGGAGAACCAGGTAGACACATCCCTGTGAAGAACCCTCCAGAGCCGCCGCCTCCCAGACCAGTAA TGCAACTTGGGAAGGAGCCGTTTCCTCTGCCACCAGCTCCTGCTCCTGCGTGTATAGAGACTGAAAGTTACTATGAAGACCCACAACCCTATGATCCTATTAGCATCAATG ATTTTGGGTGCTTTGCCATCATCACAGGGGTCAGGAAGCGCATAGAAGCTTCAAACAGTGTGGTCTATGCTGTGATCACTCGGG aAGATACAGAACCAGTGAGCAGTTCGTATGAGTCATATGATGAGGAAGAAGTGACGAAGGGTAAGTCCACCGCGCAGCACCAGTGGCCATCTCCCGAGGCATCCATCGAGTTAATGAAAGATGCACGGATCTGTGCCTTCCTCTGGAGGAAGAAGTGGCTCGGCCAGTGGGCCAAACAGCTGTGTGTTATTCGCGAACATCGTCTCTTG TGCTACAAAAGCTCAAAGGATCAGACTCCACTGTTGGAAATCAGTCTGCTGGGTTGCAGTGTTGTCTACAAagagaaacaaactaaaaggaAAGAACACAAGCTAAAAATAACCCCATTAGGTGGAGAAGCGATCGTCCTAGGACTGCAGAGCaaagaacaggctgaacaaTGGCTAAAG GTGATTCAAGAAATCAGTCCGAAGAATACTGGAGGATCTGCTGATGTAACTGACTCTCCAACACTCATCTGTACTAAG GGTGAGCAAAGTGAAAGATATTCAGTGGCATCTGAGAGTGGCAGCAGCACAGACAGTCACGCAGAAAACCTGGAGAACAAAGATG TTAAGAAGAAATACGGCAAGTTTAGCAACCTTATGAATATTGGAAAAAAGAAGATTTCCTCTTTGGAAAGTCAGGAGAAGAGTGTGGATACGTCAG GCTACCTAAACGTCCTGTTGAACACCCAGTGGAGAAGCAGGTGGTGCTCAGTGAGGGACAGGCAGCTTTGGATCTACAACGACAAAAGCAAGAGCAAAGTGTCCCAGCAGCCATTGGCTCTGGAGGGGTGCATGGTTCTTCCAGACCCCAGCCCTGAGCACCTGTATTCATTCCGCATCCAAATGGATGGAGAGGAGCTTGCAACCCTAGAA GCTAAGTCCTCTGCTGATATGGGCCACTGGCTAGGGCTCATCCTGTCACAGACGGGCACCAAAACAGACCCAGAAGATCTCACCTACGACTATGTGAACTCTGAGAGAATATCCAGTATTGTTAACGCTGCCAAAACATCCATGTA TCTAATGCAGAGGAGGTACTCAGAGCccaacacatacacagacagcCCTCCGTCAGACCCTCATACCTGTGACGACATATACGATGACGTGCCATCCACAGAGAACGAACAGGAG GAGGTTCAGGAGGTTCAGAATGGCAGCGAGGAGGGAACAGCAAGCGGCGAGGAGGACGGGAAGGACAGAGTGTATCTGGATCTGATCCCGGTTCGCTCCTTCCTACACACGAGCTCGGGCAGAGTGTCACCTCAGACGTCCAACACCACACAGACAGAGCTCGGTCCCTCAGCTGCTCCGCAGGATGATCAGCTACAGCCTAAAGAG AATGAAACCAATAAGACCTCATTATCAGGCAGCACAGAGAATCTCGACCCTCCACCTGTTGCTCCTAGAGTGGACACAGACCCCTCTCCGGCCCCCAATCTGCACGtccacacacaaaaaatcaGTTTCCTCGGTCAGGAAGGCCAAAAGAGGGCCTCTCCCACCTCGATGCCATCCCAAACCCAAACCCTACCCCATACATCTGCACAGACACCTCAGAGTCCACCCACCTCCAGAGGAAGAGCCGCCAGCACAGACAGATTTCTCGAAAAACTCAAGTTCTCTCCAGCAG CAGGCCCAGGGTCGGTTGAGGTGAAATTAgggaaaaacaggacagaagCTGACGTGCGGCGTTACACCGACGAGAGAGACCGGCTGgagcgagagagggaggaggTTAAAAACATTCTGGCCACACTGAGGAAAGACAGACGAGATGTGAAAGAGGAGCTGAGCTCCTGTCAAG ACCCCACTCAGCAGGCCTCTCTGGAGGCTCGTCTGAAGCAGATGGAGGAGACGTGTCGTGAAGCGGAGCGTCGGCGAGTGGAGGTGGAGCTTAGCTTGATGGAGGTGAAGGAGAATTTGAGAAAAGTGGAAGCTGGACCCTTTACATTGGGCACCACGGTAGACAGCAGTCTACTGGAGCCTTCAACG CCCAAGATGGCACCTGTATCAAGCCCTGTTCCAAATATACCCACAAATACCATTAACAATGGAGATTCACCAGTCAACTGTGCCACGGCGCTGAAGAACAGACCTCTGTCCATCATGGCATCTGGCAAAGGAAATGTTCTGCAGAAGGCCAAG GAATGGGAGAAAAAATCCACAACCTAG